DNA from Toxoplasma gondii ME49 chromosome X, whole genome shotgun sequence:
GAGCGCACTGCGAGGGAGGTCCTCAAGAACGATCCGGAGAAGGTTTTCGCCAGTGCGTACTTTGCAGTTTGAACGAAGAGAGGGTGGTTCTCAATCATCATCTTCGCGACTTCTGCATCTTGGGGGTCCTGTTGGCAGAAATTTGATAAATCATCAAAACAAGTTGAAAAACGCTCGAAAAACACGAAACTCGGCGCCCAGAGCAAGCGGCTGGCATCTGCAGAGGTCCTCTCTGTTCCAATGTACACACAAATTTACACAGATTTCGATATTTGGACTTCTCCACTTCGAGTCTTTCTTATTTCTCCAGAAATTCTCCACTCATCTCGCACAGTGTGTGTGGATCGAGAAAAGCGGCTCCGCGACAGCGGTGATAACGCACGGCAAGTGCAAGAAGAGCGAACTCGACGCACACCAAGTCGAACAAGGACGGGAACAGCGAGAACGATCGCAGACGgtaaaagagaaagaaacccACACCAAGGAACACTTTACACGAAGAAATCTATTCTATACAGTGGAACAAAGAGTCAAGCTTCTGATGTCTTGGAAGAGTAAACAGCCGTGAGAGGACTGGAAACACTCGAAGACTTCAAAAGAGCGAAGCTGGAGAGGGTGTATGCGTATTCGATTGACAGACATGCAGACAACAGAAAATGAGGCATAGGCTTATCAGACCTTCAACTAGGACCCTCAAAagccagagaagagacgagacaccggagacaaaacaacgacaaagaggaggaggTCAGAAAGGGGTGATACCTCGACAGGGAGTATCACGAAATGAAAAAAGTCGGtggaaaaacaggaaacatGCAAAAAAGGGGAACatgtgagagaagagacgtgaagaaaagaaagaaaaatgtTAAGAGAAGAGCAACCAAAAACGTACCGTAGGAACAGGGTCAGCTAGCATCGCTTGGATCGACAGCAGAGCGGTTCGAATCGTCAAGGCCGGAGACCACTCATGCTTCAAGATATCCAGACAAATTGCGCCTGTCAACGCAACAACATGCGTCGCAcattttttctgtttcccaGAAAAATACATACAGATGTACACTCGGACCTACAGATATTGATATACCTTTAGTTTCTGGAGAAGCTAGGAGAATTAAATGAAAAATAATAGAAATCCGCCTCCCACCTACACAGATGCAGAGGTGCAGATGCACCTGTAGCTCTCTAGGCCCATTTTGTGTGGAACGCTGCGTACCAATACAAAAAACGGATATATGTCTTCGCACACAAACAGccagacatgcatgcaacggctTGCAAATAAAGATTGATACAGACCCGTAGAGAAAGAGATACAGATGGATAGAGAAACGTGAGTAGGCGTTGTCGTTCCCTCGGTGCATGCTGTATGGGAGGGTCTGTTTTCCAGCAGTGAAGTGCGACAGGCATGTTTGTCGACTTGACATGAACGCGTCCACAGATGTGGGCGCGGCGGAGATTCATTCTTCCTTGAATGTACGCAGGTGtcaagaacagagacaccgacACTCTCCAGTCACATGGCGACTCTCTGAAAATGGCCAGGGTCATCGAGCCTCCGCAAAGACGAAGGACCACGATGGTCACTCAGCCGACAGTTCAAACGCGACCGGCTTTCAGGACGCAAGGAAGACGCGCCTGCTGAAACGCGACAGCTGGTATTTTTCCTCAATCTTGAGGAAATGCGCACTGACGGTGTTGCAGCACAGAACTCCACATATTGCGCCCAGAAGAAGATGACTGAGGGGGAGCAACGCAGCGCAGCCGTGATGGCGCAGGCGACGACTCTGGCGTCCCCCCCCCTCGCCCCCACACTTCCTCGAGCGGAAACTGACCTGTTTGAGAGGAGATGTTCGGGTGCCAAATTTTCGTGACGAACTTCATCTTGGGGGGATTGTAGGGGTAGTCAGGAGGAATGACGATGTCGAGAGTGAAGTGCCCACCTTCGTAGGGCGTCCCCAGAGGGCCTGCAATGAATCCCCGCCAACGGTGGATGTCTCCGCCGACGATTTGAGCAGAGACGCCATGTGAAGTCGAGTGAGTAGCCGCAGGTTCTGAGTCGTGCGCTCTCTGGAGTTGCTGGATATCTGCCAGCTCCTTCAGAAGACGAGCCTGCTCCCGAGGCGTCCCGCGAGGCTGCGCCGTCGCCATggcaagaaaaggaagtgACGCGGGtccggagaaggaagcgctTTAGCAAGCAAGTGCACGCAGCTGCAGAGCCTCAGGGGAAAaccggaaagaagaagctccAGAGATgcacaagagaagagagaggagtcgGGAAGGCGCgggaagacgcagagccACTTGCAGAGTGGGGACCCTCAACGccggggtgtacgtacagtcAGTGACGGCTTGGGGAGGTGAGGTTGGAGCGTCGGAAGAAGCGTCCGCGGGCGAGAGGGGAGATTACATGATTTTTCACGAAGACTCAGAAGGGGACGGATGGAGAGAAAATCGGTGACTGGCGCAGAGAAGCAATGACGAGTTGATGAGGCCGAGACGAAGTTTCGACACGCGCCTTGAGAGACGGACTTGAAAAAGACCTTGGAGAAGACTATCGGGAGAGTCTCCCCACTGCGGCGAAGCGAGTGGAGTGACAGACTGCCGAgcagaaatggagaagaaatCTGCGGCACACCGCGGCGAACAGGCAGCCTCTTGGAATTGAGAAGAcgcgggaagagagacgggatTCGCGacccagaagaaaacagcttGTTACCTGAAGAcccgaagagacaagagaggaaagaaaagcacTTCGACCTGCCGCGCGAGAcaacgcgaaaaagaaactcACCAGACAGCCGTGACGCAGACCCtcgtgaggaagagaaaaaacttATGCGCCTGCGGGACTCAAGACGAACGAAGAAACCAGAGAGAGAATTCAGCCCAGAGAAGAccgcgagaaagaacgaagaagacacacaggcaagagacaaaaaaaagcaagacgcgggagaagagagaaaacctcCGACGAACTCGGGTGTCAGTGTTGGCCGAAATGCAGCGAGAAAAGGGTCCTCCA
Protein-coding regions in this window:
- a CDS encoding ubiquitin-conjugating enzyme subfamily protein (encoded by transcript TGME49_235450) — translated: MATAQPRGTPREQARLLKELADIQQLQRAHDSEPAATHSTSHGVSAQIVGGDIHRWRGFIAGPLGTPYEGGHFTLDIVIPPDYPYNPPKMKFVTKIWHPNISSQTGAICLDILKHEWSPALTIRTALLSIQAMLADPVPTDPQDAEVAKMMIENHPLFVQTAKLWTETFAKEAQDSHEDKVRKLTEMGFAEDQVRVRPQKKLGKYFFEQQKSPSSVLGFRGICFQSRKTRS